The Betaproteobacteria bacterium genome includes the window GGAGACCTGGCTCTACGGCGTGGTCATGCTCGGGACGGTAGGCGTGACGCTCGGATTGGGCCCGGATACGGACGTGCGCTACTTCTATATCGTCTTCCTGCCGATGGTGTGGGCTGCGTTGCGCGGCGGCCTGGCGGGGTCTGTGCTCACGGCGACGCTGGCGCAGCTTGCCATCATCGCTGCGGTGCAGTTGCGTGGTTTCACCACGGTGACGGTATTCGACGTGCAGGCCCTTGCCGTCGTGCTGGTGCTCGTGGGATTTCTGGTCGGCGTCTTCATCGACGAACAGCGGCGCCTGGGCGCGGAGCTGCGCCAGAGCTTGCGACTGGCCGCCGCGGGGGAAATGGCGGCCGCACTCGCGCACGAATTGAACCAGCCGCTGACCGCCATGTCGGCCTACGGAGCGGCGTGCGAGGATTTGATCAGCCAGGGCGAGCAGGGCGAGCGGCTACTCGACATGGTGAGGCGCATGGTGTCCGAGTCGCATCGTACGGCCGATGTCGTGACCCGGCTGCGCGATTTCTTCCGCACCGGCGATACGCGCCTCGAACGGGTGCCGGTGGCCGAGCTGCTCAACTCGGCGGCGGAGCCGTTCGCCGCGCGCGCGGCTCGCAGCGCGATCGAGCTGAGCGTTGGTCGCGCCGGCGAGGCGTGCGTGCTGGTCGACCGGCTGCAGATCGAGGTCGTCATGCGCAACCTCCTCGTCAATGCCTTCGAAGCCGTGGAAGCGGGCGCGGACCAGGGACGTTGGGTGCGGGTCGGCGCCGAGGCGGCGGGACCCGGTCGCATCGTCCTCACGGTGGAGGATAGCGGTCCCGGGCCTGGCGCTGCCGACGCGGCGCGGTTGTTCGAGCCGTTCCATTCCAGCAAGTCGAGCGGCCTGGGGCTTGGATTGGCGATCAGCCGTTCGATCGCCGAGGCACACGGCGGGCGGCTGTGGGGCGAAGCGGGCGGCAACGGCGTCTTCAAGCTGCTGCTGCCGCTGCAGGAGGGCAGCGTGTCATGAACCGCAACGACTTCACGGTCTATATCGTCGACGACGACCAATCGGTGCGCGATGCGCTCGGGCTCATGCTCAGCGTGCGCAGCTACAAGACGGCGTTGTTCGCCGATGCGGCCAGCTTTCTCGATGGCTACCGGCCGGATTGGCGCGGGTGCCTGCTGCTCGACTTGCGCATGCCCGGCATGGACGGGCTCACGCTGCAGCAGCGCCTGAACGAGATCGGCTGCGACATGCCGGTCATCGTCGTCACCGGTCATGGCGACGTCGAATCGGCCCGCAGGGCGTTTCGTTCGCGTGCCGTCGATTTCCTGGAAAAGCCGCTCGATCACAAACGCCTGATCGCCTCCATCGAGGAGGCGTTCGCGCGCCAGTCGGCGCGAAGCGAAATCGATGTCCGGGACCGCGATCTCTCCAGGTTGCTGGCGACCTTGACGCCGCGGGAGCGCGAGATCATGGAGCGGGTGGTGGCCGGGCGGCACAATCGCGATATCGCGGCGGAGCTCGAGATCAGCGCCCGCACGGTGGAGGTGCACAAGGCGCGCGTGATGCAGAAGCTGCAGGTGACGAGCATTGCGGACCTCGTGCGTCTGAGCCTGCGGGCGCAGCGCGACGGCGAGCTCGGATCCGAGACCAACGCCTGAACGACAACAGACGCTGCGCGCGAGGGCGTGCTGGCCGCCCGTGGACAGCTGCGGGGCGCCTTATGCTGCTGAACAACGTCATTCCCGTGAAAACGGGAATCCAGGATGGAACTGAATACTCTGGATTCCCGCGTGCGCAGGGAATGACGCCGAATCAGGTTAACCAGAGGTTCCCTAAAGCGTCGGGCTCTTGAATTCCCCGCCCAGGACGACCAGCCCCCAGCCCGGAAACTGCACGTCGGCGCTGAAGTTGATGTGCGCGGCGCCGGCGTGGGCATCACGAAACATGCGCTGTAGCGGGTAGCTGTCGTAGATGCCGTTGGCGCCGGCCATTTCGTGCAGGCTGTCGACCGCCTGGGTAACGAGACGCACCGCCAGGGCGCCGTTGCGCCGGTAGCGCAGCTTCATCTCCGTATCGAAGCCGCGGCCGCTCGCCACCCACTGCTCGGCCTCGATGCAGTCCTGGCGCAGCCACGTGCGCGCGCAATCGACTTTCGCCGCCGCCTCGGCGATGCGCCACTGCACGGTCTGGAAGTCGCGCATGCGCGCCGCGGTGTAGCTCGTGCTGCGTGCTTTAACGAGATCGATACAGGTGTCGATCGCCGCCTGCGCATTGCCGATAAGGGTGCCGCCGATGCCGTAGCCGGCAAATGCCGACAGCGGGATGCGATACATCGGATTGGGATTGAGCGCCCAACCGGGAAACTGGTGACCGGGGCGGGCGACATGGAACGAGACCGCCCGATGCGCCGGCACGAACGCCTCGGTGCAACGCACCGAGCGGC containing:
- a CDS encoding histidine kinase; translation: MAYRETIADNFNRRDAMESLTAPLAPGRLRWTHGALLVVGYVLLDWASYIHAMHGLNITPWSPGPALGLAFVMRFGARVAPILFVAIVLADSVVRDLPTTFPLTLLIATLLAGGYTALGEIMRRRFDRSLMFTHHRALLAWIVLVIAGTLCVSAAFVSVLVVTGVLPGWQWLEAFARYWIGDAVGVLITMPLFAMLMDERGRAFLASVLHRWETWLYGVVMLGTVGVTLGLGPDTDVRYFYIVFLPMVWAALRGGLAGSVLTATLAQLAIIAAVQLRGFTTVTVFDVQALAVVLVLVGFLVGVFIDEQRRLGAELRQSLRLAAAGEMAAALAHELNQPLTAMSAYGAACEDLISQGEQGERLLDMVRRMVSESHRTADVVTRLRDFFRTGDTRLERVPVAELLNSAAEPFAARAARSAIELSVGRAGEACVLVDRLQIEVVMRNLLVNAFEAVEAGADQGRWVRVGAEAAGPGRIVLTVEDSGPGPGAADAARLFEPFHSSKSSGLGLGLAISRSIAEAHGGRLWGEAGGNGVFKLLLPLQEGSVS
- a CDS encoding sigma-70 family RNA polymerase sigma factor, which translates into the protein MNRNDFTVYIVDDDQSVRDALGLMLSVRSYKTALFADAASFLDGYRPDWRGCLLLDLRMPGMDGLTLQQRLNEIGCDMPVIVVTGHGDVESARRAFRSRAVDFLEKPLDHKRLIASIEEAFARQSARSEIDVRDRDLSRLLATLTPREREIMERVVAGRHNRDIAAELEISARTVEVHKARVMQKLQVTSIADLVRLSLRAQRDGELGSETNA
- a CDS encoding acyl-CoA dehydrogenase, with protein sequence MDATRRSFADVDYEEALRRARAIVPLLQEEAAAGEAATRVSDKAMAELHESGLLRYHQPKRWGGMELDLRALVDIPDILGQGDASTSWTVVNLAGHHRLLSLYSEQAQEEIWGEDPDAGIASGIAFVQGEAHRVDGGLLLSGKWGFSSGVDHSEWNMLACVVKDEAKPVDWCMCLVPRRDYEIIDDWQTLGMRATGSRSVRCTEAFVPAHRAVSFHVARPGHQFPGWALNPNPMYRIPLSAFAGYGIGGTLIGNAQAAIDTCIDLVKARSTSYTAARMRDFQTVQWRIAEAAAKVDCARTWLRQDCIEAEQWVASGRGFDTEMKLRYRRNGALAVRLVTQAVDSLHEMAGANGIYDSYPLQRMFRDAHAGAAHINFSADVQFPGWGLVVLGGEFKSPTL